In Spiroplasma clarkii, the DNA window TGTAATGGTAACAATTGCATCTCCTGATATTTCATCTTCTACTGCAATTAAGCTTTCAACTCCATCAATAGTTATACTTGCTAGTTCTTCATTTAGCAATTCAATAGTAGCAAATTTTGCACCATCAATTTGTCCAACAACTTCTGCACTAATATCCTCAGATGAAATTTCAATTTTATTACTTGGTTCAGTTACTTCTAATACACCTTCAAGTGTAAAAGTTGTAGAACCAACTAAAGTGTGAGTACTTGCAACTGTTATAGTAACAATTGCATTCCCTGGTGTTGTGTCTGCTACTGCAACTAAACTAGTAACTCCATCAATTTCAATTGCTGCTAGTGCTGCATTTAACAATGTAAGATCAGCGAACTCATCTTCACCTTCAAGTTCTGCTTTAACAGCTGCTTCAATGCTTTCACTTGAAATTTGTTCTTTTGATGAGTCAATTACATTTACTGTAATTTCTACAGACTCAACATCTTCAATATCAGAAGTAATAGTAACAACTGTGTTACCTTCTTGAACTGCTATTAATGTAAATTTACCTTCTTCACTAACTTTAACTTGATTTACTAAAACAACAGCTGGATTTGCTTGTGCAATATTTAGTTCTCCTAAGTCTGCAAAGTTTACAATAGTAACTTCTTTTTCATTTTCTCCTGCATCCACTGCAGTACTAATATCTAGTGTTACTGTATTTGATGTAAGATCTAAATCAATGGTAACAACATCTGGAGTGTTTTCTCCACAGGCAACTACTACAGATCCTGTACTTGCAACTAACCCTGTTGCTGCAAGTAATCCTAATAATTTTTTCATATATTTTATTCCCTTTCATACATGTAGCATAATTTTAATTT includes these proteins:
- a CDS encoding lipoprotein; translated protein: MKKLLGLLAATGLVASTGSVVVACGENTPDVVTIDLDLTSNTVTLDISTAVDAGENEKEVTIVNFADLGELNIAQANPAVVLVNQVKVSEEGKFTLIAVQEGNTVVTITSDIEDVESVEITVNVIDSSKEQISSESIEAAVKAELEGEDEFADLTLLNAALAAIEIDGVTSLVAVADTTPGNAIVTITVASTHTLVGSTTFTLEGVLEVTEPSNKIEISSEDISAEVVGQIDGAKFATIELLNEELASITIDGVESLIAVEDEISGDAIVTITIDEENYVLVGALTFTLEGVLDTDIEAD